The Lonsdalea populi genome window below encodes:
- a CDS encoding ankyrin repeat domain-containing protein, translated as MKLLLSLVTGWLLLFGLAQAQPPEDAGNVQSQLNHYLWDAARNGKLHIITEFIHSGYNLNVQDEKGYTAVILAAYHGHEDAVALMLKHGADPCLKDKRGNSALMGAVFKGELRIAKRLLAAECNPDERNNAGQTAAMYAALFKRTELLHDLQRKGADMSTKDAMGNSVKTLERGDVKGQ; from the coding sequence ATGAAACTTCTGTTATCGCTCGTCACGGGCTGGCTTCTGCTGTTCGGCCTCGCACAGGCTCAACCGCCAGAAGACGCCGGGAACGTACAGTCGCAGTTAAACCATTATCTGTGGGATGCCGCCCGAAACGGCAAGCTGCACATCATCACCGAGTTCATCCACTCGGGTTACAACCTGAATGTGCAGGATGAAAAAGGGTATACCGCCGTGATCCTCGCGGCCTATCACGGCCACGAAGACGCCGTCGCACTCATGCTAAAACACGGGGCCGATCCCTGCCTGAAGGACAAACGAGGTAATAGCGCGTTGATGGGCGCCGTATTCAAAGGCGAACTACGTATCGCCAAACGGCTGCTTGCTGCTGAATGTAATCCGGACGAACGCAACAACGCCGGACAGACGGCGGCCATGTATGCCGCATTGTTCAAACGCACCGAGCTTCTTCACGACTTGCAGCGAAAAGGCGCCGATATGAGCACCAAAGATGCCATGGGCAACAGCGTAAAAACGCTTGAGCGCGGTGACGTGAAAGGACAGTGA
- a CDS encoding catalase, producing the protein MSNIPATRRGAGWKKTLVAISSLIVFQSAFADTLTRDNGAPVGDNQNSQTAGPNGPVLLQDVQLLQKLQRFDRERIPERVVHARGTGAYGQFTATEDISDLTVADVFKKGTHTPVFVRFSSVVHGNHSPETLRDPRGFATKFYTTQGNWDLVGNNFPTFFIRDAIKFPDMVHAFKPDPRTNQDNDARRFDFFSHLPESTRTLTLLYSNEGTPATYRNMDGNGVHAYKLVNDKGEVHYVKFHWKTLQGVKNLDPKQVEEVQGKDYSHMTNDLVSAIQRGDYPKWDLYVQVLKPEDLQKFDFNPLDATKIWPDVPERKIGQMVLNKNPDNFFQETEQVAMAPANLVPGIEASEDKLLQGRMFAYADTQLYRVGTTGLSLPINAPLKTVNNGNQDGTLNHGHTQDEGVNYQPSRLHPREELVSARYSQTPLNGTTQQSKIQKEQNFKQTGELYRSYSEKDRTDLVNSLGSALGTADVESRNIMLSYFYKADQEYGSRLTTIAKGDLTKVKSLAAKLSD; encoded by the coding sequence ATGAGCAATATACCCGCAACGCGTCGTGGCGCCGGCTGGAAAAAAACGCTGGTCGCCATATCATCACTCATCGTGTTTCAGTCGGCATTCGCTGATACCCTAACCCGCGACAATGGCGCCCCGGTCGGCGATAACCAGAACTCGCAAACCGCCGGTCCCAACGGTCCGGTTCTTCTTCAAGACGTCCAGCTGCTACAGAAACTGCAGCGTTTTGACCGCGAACGCATTCCGGAACGCGTGGTTCACGCTCGGGGAACCGGCGCGTACGGCCAGTTCACCGCTACAGAGGATATTTCCGATCTCACGGTCGCCGATGTATTCAAAAAAGGAACGCACACGCCTGTTTTCGTTCGGTTTTCCAGCGTCGTACATGGCAACCACTCCCCCGAAACGCTGCGTGACCCGCGCGGTTTCGCCACCAAATTCTATACCACACAGGGTAACTGGGATTTAGTCGGCAACAACTTCCCGACCTTCTTCATTCGAGACGCCATCAAGTTTCCCGACATGGTGCATGCTTTCAAGCCGGACCCACGCACCAATCAGGATAACGATGCCCGTCGCTTCGACTTTTTCTCCCACCTGCCGGAATCAACCCGTACTCTGACGTTGCTTTACTCCAACGAAGGCACGCCGGCAACCTACCGAAATATGGATGGTAACGGCGTTCACGCCTACAAACTGGTTAACGACAAAGGTGAAGTTCACTACGTGAAGTTCCACTGGAAAACGTTGCAGGGCGTGAAGAATCTGGATCCCAAACAGGTTGAAGAAGTGCAAGGAAAGGATTACAGCCATATGACTAATGATTTGGTCAGCGCTATCCAGCGCGGCGACTATCCAAAATGGGATCTTTATGTTCAGGTGCTGAAGCCGGAAGACCTGCAAAAGTTCGACTTCAATCCGCTGGACGCCACCAAAATCTGGCCTGACGTCCCTGAACGCAAAATCGGACAGATGGTTCTGAACAAGAACCCGGATAACTTCTTCCAGGAGACCGAGCAGGTCGCCATGGCGCCTGCCAATCTGGTTCCCGGTATTGAAGCGTCTGAAGACAAACTGCTGCAGGGCCGAATGTTTGCTTACGCGGATACCCAACTGTACCGGGTAGGAACGACGGGGCTGAGCCTGCCGATCAATGCGCCGCTTAAAACCGTCAATAACGGCAATCAGGATGGTACGTTGAACCACGGTCATACCCAGGATGAGGGCGTTAACTATCAGCCCAGCCGATTGCATCCGCGTGAAGAGCTGGTTTCCGCCCGTTATAGCCAAACTCCACTGAACGGAACGACGCAGCAAAGCAAGATTCAGAAGGAGCAGAACTTTAAGCAAACGGGCGAACTATACCGCTCTTATAGCGAAAAAGATCGCACCGATCTGGTCAATAGTCTGGGTTCGGCCTTGGGAACAGCAGATGTTGAAAGCAGAAATATCATGCTGTCGTACTTCTACAAAGCCGATCAGGAGTATGGATCGCGACTGACGACGATCGCCAAAGGCGATTTGACGAAGGTGAAGAGTCTGGCCGCTAAACTAAGCGACTAA
- a CDS encoding YceK/YidQ family lipoprotein — MLIISSLLSGCGSIISRNIKGQGHGHQYYPGVQWDVRDTWLKYITFIDVPFSIIVDTILLPVDMRHGPYE; from the coding sequence ATGCTCATCATCAGCAGCCTCCTGTCCGGCTGCGGCAGTATCATTAGTCGCAACATCAAGGGACAGGGACACGGCCATCAATACTATCCCGGCGTACAGTGGGATGTGCGTGATACCTGGTTGAAATATATTACGTTTATCGATGTTCCCTTCTCTATCATCGTCGACACTATCTTGCTGCCCGTCGATATGCGGCATGGCCCCTACGAGTAA
- a CDS encoding YmiA family putative membrane protein: protein MPILIYHDPPKSYRHKVSNRMIEIITMGDNQDSDLKRKAWTASFVGCLLFWIAVGALAYFYL from the coding sequence ATGCCGATATTGATATATCATGACCCACCAAAATCATATCGACATAAAGTAAGCAATAGGATGATTGAGATAATTACTATGGGCGACAACCAAGACTCCGATTTGAAGCGTAAAGCCTGGACTGCTTCATTTGTTGGCTGCCTGCTGTTTTGGATTGCTGTAGGTGCTTTAGCTTATTTCTACCTCTGA